A window from Ignavibacteriota bacterium encodes these proteins:
- a CDS encoding YbaB/EbfC family nucleoid-associated protein, which yields MKGNMAGMMKQIQKMQAEMQKAQENLANKTVTAESGGGMVKATANGQKELVSLQIDDEIAKSGDKEMLEDLIVAAVNKALESAGKMAEEDLASVTKGMIPPGLNIPGF from the coding sequence ATGAAAGGAAATATGGCTGGAATGATGAAGCAAATCCAGAAAATGCAAGCAGAAATGCAGAAAGCGCAAGAAAATTTAGCAAATAAAACAGTTACTGCTGAAAGCGGAGGCGGAATGGTAAAAGCAACAGCAAACGGACAAAAAGAATTAGTTTCATTACAGATAGATGATGAAATTGCAAAATCCGGCGATAAAGAAATGTTGGAAGATTTAATTGTTGCCGCAGTAAATAAAGCTTTAGAATCTGCCGGAAAAATGGCTGAAGAAGATTTGGCAAGTGTTACAAAAGGTATGATTCCTCCAGGTTTAAATATTCCGGGTTTCTAA
- the pssA gene encoding CDP-diacylglycerol--serine O-phosphatidyltransferase, with protein MKKSYIPNTVTSFSLFSGFLSIIFTSKGDFQLAAVMIFAAAIFDLIDGIVARLLKTSSQFGVELDSLADIVSFGAAPAFLIFSFHFYKLDGIGIVISSLLLIFGALRLARFNSQIEDLETKSDFKGLPIPLSAITVAMFVYYVYNNGEFIQPLFYVSIPLVIILSILMVSSIKYSAFPKLNKSTLRGKPYYLGLTIIGLILTFLTDGTALFFIILGIVLFGIIRHLVKKILA; from the coding sequence ATGAAAAAATCTTATATCCCAAATACAGTTACTTCTTTCAGTTTATTTAGTGGATTTTTATCAATAATTTTTACAAGTAAAGGTGATTTTCAATTAGCTGCAGTTATGATTTTTGCCGCTGCAATTTTTGATTTGATTGATGGAATTGTTGCTCGACTTTTGAAAACTTCAAGTCAATTTGGTGTTGAATTAGATTCGCTTGCAGATATTGTAAGTTTTGGCGCGGCGCCGGCATTTTTAATTTTTAGTTTTCACTTTTATAAATTAGATGGAATTGGAATTGTTATTAGTTCATTATTATTAATTTTTGGCGCTTTAAGATTAGCTAGGTTTAATTCTCAAATTGAAGATTTGGAAACAAAAAGTGATTTTAAAGGATTGCCTATTCCCCTTTCTGCAATAACAGTTGCAATGTTTGTTTATTATGTTTACAATAACGGAGAATTTATTCAACCGTTATTTTATGTTTCAATTCCGCTTGTAATTATTTTATCAATTTTGATGGTTAGTAGCATTAAATATTCTGCATTTCCAAAATTGAATAAAAGTACTTTGCGCGGAAAACCATATTATTTGGGACTTACAATAATTGGATTAATTCTTACTTTTTTAACAGATGGAACTGCATTGTTTTTCATAATTTTAGGTATTGTATTATTCGGTATAATTAGGCATCTTGTTAAAAAAATACTTGCATAA
- the tatA gene encoding twin-arginine translocase TatA/TatE family subunit, with protein MFGSLGATEIILIIVAIILLFGAKKIPELAQGVGKGMKEFKKAIKEVEEDITDVKDDIKSKK; from the coding sequence ATGTTTGGAAGTTTAGGTGCAACCGAAATAATTTTAATTATCGTTGCAATAATTCTTCTTTTCGGCGCAAAGAAAATTCCGGAACTTGCTCAAGGCGTTGGCAAGGGTATGAAGGAATTTAAAAAAGCTATCAAAGAAGTTGAAGAAGATATTACCGATGTAAAAGATGATATAAAATCTAAAAAATAA
- a CDS encoding histidine kinase, whose translation MKKNTLSENFGRYRFEFKHLTVLLIILVAFQIILSVIQKTSLENFLEKTQHWYQRDSAERMANLNTTSLELLVENINNSIDKSEESKKKIIQSFNIIFSQQLLEPNVRQTCLIILKDNIPYIINDGKVFLDFLNHKTAELSPVNNDFKIAADLFLEHKQELMKEEEIFSLLDEDQTFHILVPFVPHGEFIGVFYMKNKPNFKFITEEILSSYDEVAIIYTSLIVLGLLAMYYISSYTVRERDEAKTLFYEEREEHLKDQIDHNKEAMFTKRIYHTHHKAEKVMGFIKEDLRHLTTENISSSKDKLNKYANFISRVIYDMKWYDPPIHTIRNPIFSTNINEVIKFIVDNLFLRISKSTNVFSFKLDLDEKLPNVKINEFVVWEILEPLIQNSIDHSKMKNVVITISTKYDEKSKISLIEIKDNGIGIKKDLLEFNEEGIKKIFTESVSTNDEKTNRGYGCYIAHQMATKRCLWIIDAENLNESGAKFSLVIKN comes from the coding sequence ATGAAAAAAAATACTTTATCAGAAAATTTTGGAAGATATAGATTTGAGTTTAAGCATCTTACAGTTTTGCTTATAATTTTGGTTGCCTTTCAAATAATTTTATCCGTAATTCAAAAAACATCGCTTGAAAATTTTTTAGAAAAAACTCAACACTGGTATCAAAGAGATTCTGCAGAACGAATGGCAAACTTAAATACAACCTCGCTTGAATTATTAGTTGAAAATATTAATAATAGTATTGATAAAAGTGAAGAGAGCAAGAAAAAAATTATTCAATCATTTAATATTATTTTTAGTCAGCAATTACTTGAACCAAATGTTAGACAAACTTGTTTAATAATTTTAAAAGATAATATTCCATATATAATAAATGATGGAAAAGTTTTTTTGGATTTTCTAAATCATAAAACTGCAGAACTCTCACCGGTAAATAATGATTTTAAAATCGCTGCGGATTTGTTTCTGGAACATAAACAAGAATTAATGAAGGAAGAAGAGATTTTTAGTTTGCTTGATGAAGATCAAACTTTTCATATTCTTGTACCGTTTGTTCCTCATGGCGAATTTATTGGCGTTTTTTATATGAAGAATAAACCAAACTTTAAATTTATTACGGAAGAAATTCTTTCAAGTTATGATGAGGTTGCAATAATTTATACTTCGTTAATTGTTCTTGGATTACTTGCTATGTATTATATTTCATCTTACACAGTTAGAGAAAGAGACGAAGCAAAAACTTTATTTTACGAAGAAAGAGAAGAACATTTAAAAGATCAAATTGATCATAACAAAGAAGCGATGTTTACAAAACGTATTTATCATACGCATCACAAAGCAGAAAAAGTTATGGGATTTATTAAAGAAGATTTGCGACATCTAACAACTGAAAATATATCTTCATCTAAAGATAAATTAAACAAATATGCAAATTTTATATCGCGCGTAATTTATGATATGAAATGGTACGATCCGCCTATTCACACAATTCGAAATCCAATATTTTCTACAAATATAAATGAAGTAATAAAATTTATTGTTGATAATTTATTTCTTAGAATATCAAAAAGTACAAATGTTTTCAGCTTCAAATTAGATTTGGATGAAAAACTTCCGAATGTAAAAATAAATGAATTTGTTGTTTGGGAAATTCTTGAACCGCTTATTCAAAATTCTATTGACCATTCGAAAATGAAAAATGTTGTTATAACAATTTCAACAAAATATGATGAGAAATCTAAAATTTCTTTAATAGAAATTAAAGATAATGGAATTGGGATTAAGAAAGATTTATTGGAATTTAATGAAGAAGGAATTAAAAAAATATTTACGGAAAGTGTATCTACAAATGACGAAAAAACAAATCGTGGTTACGGTTGTTATATTGCTCATCAAATGGCAACAAAAAGATGTTTGTGGATAATTGATGCAGAAAATTTAAATGAAAGCGGAGCTAAGTTTTCTTTGGTTATTAAAAATTAG
- the recR gene encoding recombination protein RecR: MEIAEPLRVVIEELNKLPSIGKKSAQRLALHLVKKDKKEIEDLIKALIDLKDKIKFCKNCYNLSAEDYCSVCQNPKRDKSTICIVEDASDIIAIENTNEFNGIYHVLGGVLSPLSGIGVENLKIKELLERLKSDYVKEIILALNPDTEGETTSLYLAKLLKPLNIKITRLARGLPIGGDLEFTDEATIGRAVLNRIEM; encoded by the coding sequence TTGGAAATTGCAGAACCACTTAGAGTTGTAATTGAAGAATTAAATAAACTTCCATCAATAGGCAAAAAAAGTGCACAGCGACTTGCACTTCATTTGGTAAAAAAAGACAAAAAAGAAATTGAAGATTTAATTAAAGCTCTAATCGATTTAAAAGATAAAATTAAATTCTGTAAGAATTGCTATAATCTTTCGGCTGAAGATTATTGTTCGGTTTGTCAAAATCCTAAAAGAGATAAATCTACAATTTGTATTGTTGAAGATGCAAGTGATATTATCGCAATTGAAAACACAAATGAATTTAACGGAATCTATCACGTTTTAGGCGGAGTTCTTTCACCGCTTTCCGGAATTGGTGTTGAGAATTTAAAAATTAAAGAACTTCTTGAACGATTAAAAAGTGATTATGTAAAAGAAATAATTCTTGCGCTAAATCCCGATACTGAAGGCGAAACCACTTCTTTATATTTGGCAAAATTATTAAAACCGCTAAACATAAAAATTACAAGATTGGCAAGAGGTTTACCAATCGGCGGCGATTTGGAATTTACTGATGAAGCTACAATTGGTCGCGCAGTTTTAAATAGAATTGAAATGTAA
- a CDS encoding class I SAM-dependent methyltransferase — protein sequence MQYEWFKDWFSSKYYLDVYNHRNEKDADEIVNLILSQINLKENSNILDAACGVGRHAVKFAEKKFNVTAFDLSTNLLYIGINCAKERNLNINFLVSDLRNFYINRKFDLVANLFTSFGYFETDEENFKFVENSYKLLNSNGYYVLDF from the coding sequence ATGCAGTACGAATGGTTTAAAGATTGGTTTTCATCTAAATATTATCTTGATGTTTACAATCATAGAAATGAAAAAGATGCTGATGAAATTGTTAATTTAATTCTCTCCCAAATTAATTTGAAAGAAAATTCTAATATTCTTGATGCAGCTTGCGGCGTTGGAAGACACGCTGTAAAATTTGCAGAAAAAAAGTTTAACGTAACTGCATTCGATTTAAGTACAAATTTGCTTTATATCGGAATAAATTGTGCAAAAGAACGAAATCTGAATATTAATTTTTTAGTAAGTGATTTAAGAAATTTTTACATTAACAGAAAATTTGATTTAGTAGCAAATTTGTTTACAAGTTTTGGATATTTTGAAACTGATGAAGAGAATTTTAAATTTGTAGAAAATTCTTATAAATTGCTAAACTCAAACGGATATTATGTTTTAGACTTTTAA
- the purQ gene encoding phosphoribosylformylglycinamidine synthase subunit PurQ has protein sequence MKPKFGVVEFPGSNCDHDAYFAVKKVLGYDAEFLWHKENDLKNCEVIILPGGFSYGDYLRTGAIARFSPIMESVISFANNGGIVIGICNGFQVLLEAGLLPGVMIKNESLKFVCKDVFLKVANKNSTFTNQIDKDVIKIPIAHGEGNYFADDETLKSLKENNQIIFEYVNENGFADEKSNPNGSKLNIAGISNKNGNVLGMMPHPERACELILNNTDGQLIFKSIVNKLK, from the coding sequence ATGAAGCCTAAATTTGGAGTTGTGGAATTTCCCGGATCAAATTGTGATCATGATGCATATTTTGCCGTAAAAAAAGTATTGGGTTACGATGCTGAATTTTTATGGCATAAAGAAAACGATCTTAAAAATTGTGAAGTAATAATTCTTCCCGGCGGATTTTCTTACGGAGATTATTTAAGAACCGGTGCAATTGCAAGATTTTCTCCAATTATGGAATCCGTAATTTCTTTTGCAAATAATGGCGGAATTGTAATTGGAATTTGTAACGGATTTCAAGTTTTACTTGAAGCTGGTTTATTGCCCGGAGTTATGATAAAAAATGAATCGCTAAAATTTGTTTGTAAGGATGTTTTCTTAAAAGTTGCAAATAAAAATTCAACATTTACAAATCAGATTGATAAAGATGTAATAAAAATTCCAATTGCTCATGGTGAAGGAAATTATTTTGCAGATGATGAAACTTTAAAATCGCTTAAAGAAAATAATCAAATAATTTTTGAATATGTAAACGAAAATGGATTTGCAGATGAAAAGTCAAATCCAAATGGTTCAAAACTTAATATTGCCGGAATATCAAATAAAAATGGAAATGTTCTTGGAATGATGCCGCATCCGGAAAGAGCTTGCGAATTAATTTTAAATAATACAGACGGACAATTAATTTTCAAATCAATAGTTAATAAATTAAAATAA
- a CDS encoding phosphatidylserine decarboxylase family protein, with amino-acid sequence MLTKYGYSTIGIAAFISFLLILFSIFADSNFIRFPLFILGVLLLIFTLNFFRDPDRNTPKIENIVVSPADGKILLIKNVYEKRFLKEEATQISIFMSPLNVHVNRIPIDGKVDYLEYIKGEYLVAYHDKADERNERSEIGITSKFGKVLFTQVAGMVARRIVYDLNLGDSVKIGERFGMIKFGSRVDVIVPKSWKILVEEGDLTTAGETILFEINK; translated from the coding sequence ATGTTAACAAAATATGGTTATTCAACTATTGGAATTGCGGCATTTATTTCTTTTTTGTTGATTTTATTTTCAATTTTTGCAGATTCCAATTTCATAAGATTTCCATTATTTATTTTAGGGGTTTTACTATTAATATTTACTCTAAATTTTTTTAGAGATCCTGATAGAAATACTCCTAAAATTGAAAATATTGTTGTTTCTCCTGCAGATGGAAAAATTTTGTTAATCAAAAATGTTTATGAGAAGAGATTTCTAAAAGAAGAAGCAACTCAAATTTCTATTTTCATGTCGCCATTAAATGTACATGTAAACAGAATTCCAATTGATGGAAAAGTTGATTATTTAGAATATATCAAGGGTGAATATTTAGTTGCATATCATGATAAAGCTGATGAAAGAAATGAAAGATCGGAGATTGGAATTACATCAAAATTTGGGAAAGTTTTATTTACTCAAGTTGCGGGAATGGTTGCGCGTAGAATTGTTTATGATTTGAATTTAGGCGATAGCGTAAAAATTGGAGAAAGATTCGGAATGATAAAATTCGGCAGCAGAGTTGATGTAATTGTTCCAAAAAGTTGGAAAATTTTAGTTGAAGAAGGTGATTTAACAACCGCCGGCGAAACAATTTTGTTTGAGATAAATAAATAA
- a CDS encoding sigma-54-dependent Fis family transcriptional regulator, whose amino-acid sequence MLNEKVKILLIEDEDFDVRRVKNTIDLMQQNLEIADIVSNGLDALSLIKDKSNSFDVIIMDYQIAGGLRGEELILEIKKIDYSIQIIVITKLTIDMTDFEFANRLLNAGAFWYCTKYPGDIEKFIYQPTDFLISIFNAFEKRKLELKNSISKSKLRQNVEEILLQKKIIGNHEATKMLLDQIDKYAKTDVNVLIYGESGTGKELVANNIHYRSNRKYEKFVPINCGGLPHDLIESELFGYEKGAFTGAVNKKLGLFEIANNGTIFLDEVSELPQSAQVKLLRVIQEGEIEKIGRTDRIKVDVRIIAATNKNLEELVRENKFREDLYYRLNVVPIKIQPLRKRQSDITELIDHFLIRFSREMGLQNPFIEKSGNEYLLNYSWFGNVRELKNVVQRLLFLDSNKIDEKLIKSVLSAELYSESKDGKIFNFSSIQDILPLKDLEMEFRHQYFSFVREKSISDAEAAKRLGLAPPNYYRMSKELGLK is encoded by the coding sequence ATGTTAAATGAAAAAGTAAAAATTCTTTTAATAGAAGATGAAGATTTTGATGTTCGTAGAGTTAAGAATACTATTGATCTAATGCAGCAAAATTTGGAAATAGCTGATATAGTTTCAAACGGATTGGATGCTTTAAGTTTGATTAAAGATAAATCAAATTCTTTTGACGTGATAATAATGGATTACCAAATTGCTGGTGGACTTCGCGGCGAGGAGCTAATTCTGGAAATTAAAAAAATAGATTATTCTATTCAAATAATTGTAATTACAAAATTAACAATTGATATGACAGATTTTGAATTTGCAAATCGATTGTTAAATGCGGGAGCTTTTTGGTATTGTACAAAATATCCCGGTGATATTGAAAAATTTATTTATCAGCCAACTGATTTTTTAATAAGTATTTTCAATGCATTTGAAAAAAGAAAACTCGAGTTAAAAAATTCAATTTCAAAATCTAAGTTAAGGCAAAATGTTGAAGAAATTTTGCTTCAGAAAAAAATTATTGGAAATCACGAAGCAACGAAAATGTTATTGGACCAAATTGATAAATATGCAAAAACAGATGTAAACGTTCTGATTTATGGAGAATCCGGAACGGGAAAAGAGTTGGTTGCAAATAATATTCATTACAGAAGTAACAGAAAGTATGAAAAATTTGTTCCGATTAATTGCGGCGGATTGCCACATGATTTAATCGAAAGTGAATTATTCGGTTATGAAAAAGGTGCATTTACTGGCGCGGTGAATAAAAAACTTGGACTCTTTGAAATTGCTAATAACGGTACAATATTTTTGGATGAAGTTTCGGAACTGCCTCAATCTGCACAAGTAAAATTGCTTCGCGTAATTCAAGAAGGTGAAATTGAAAAAATCGGAAGAACTGATAGAATTAAAGTTGATGTTAGAATTATTGCCGCTACAAATAAAAATTTGGAAGAACTTGTCCGAGAAAATAAGTTTAGAGAAGATTTATATTACCGTTTAAATGTTGTTCCAATTAAAATTCAACCGCTACGAAAACGCCAATCAGATATCACAGAATTGATTGATCACTTTTTAATTCGATTCAGTAGAGAAATGGGATTGCAAAATCCGTTTATTGAAAAATCCGGAAATGAATATTTACTAAATTACAGCTGGTTTGGAAATGTTAGGGAATTAAAAAATGTTGTACAAAGATTACTATTTTTAGATTCAAATAAAATTGACGAAAAATTAATAAAAAGTGTTTTAAGCGCCGAATTATATTCTGAAAGTAAAGATGGGAAAATTTTTAATTTCAGTTCAATTCAAGATATTTTACCACTCAAAGATTTGGAAATGGAATTCAGACATCAATATTTTTCTTTCGTAAGAGAAAAAAGTATTTCTGATGCAGAAGCAGCTAAAAGATTAGGATTAGCTCCGCCAAATTATTACAGAATGAGTAAAGAATTGGGCTTAAAATAA
- the gatA gene encoding Asp-tRNA(Asn)/Glu-tRNA(Gln) amidotransferase subunit GatA, producing the protein MLTYKNHSEKLDLIKSGKLSLAENVKYFLNQIEQKKDLNVFNFIFDDCINSAEEIQNKIVNGTSGKLAGMVIAIKDVLAIKDKPLTCSSKILENFESLFTATAVQKLIDEDAIIIGKTNCDEFAMGSSNENSYFGPVKNPINQEYVTGGSSGGSAASVAANLCDVAIGTDTGGSIRQPAAFCGIYGMKPSYGRVSRFGLTAFASSFDSIGPFAKNIYDISLVQEVLSGFDQNDSTSENKSVPNYSYFSKKIENVKVGIPKEYFAEGLDSEIKSAIDKQLELIKSKGFEIVEINLPMTEFSIATYYILTTAEASSNLARFDGARYGYRTNQKVGLREMYTKSRSEGFGKEVKRRIMLGTYVLSAGYYDAYYRKAQKVRRLIKDDFDNALKKVDIILTPTSPTTAFKIGEKSSDPLQMYLSDIYTTSANLAGIPGLNIPIGFDNNGLPIGMQLMANQFEEDLLLSFVNEISN; encoded by the coding sequence TTGTTAACTTATAAAAATCACTCTGAAAAATTAGATTTAATCAAATCCGGAAAATTATCTCTTGCAGAAAATGTTAAATATTTTCTTAATCAAATTGAGCAGAAAAAGGATTTAAATGTTTTCAATTTTATTTTTGATGATTGCATAAATTCTGCTGAGGAAATTCAGAATAAAATTGTAAATGGTACATCTGGAAAACTTGCCGGAATGGTAATTGCGATAAAAGATGTTCTGGCAATAAAAGATAAACCGCTTACTTGTTCATCTAAAATTTTGGAGAATTTTGAATCATTATTTACAGCAACAGCAGTTCAAAAATTAATTGATGAAGATGCAATCATTATTGGCAAAACAAATTGCGATGAATTTGCAATGGGTTCATCTAATGAGAACTCATATTTCGGTCCAGTAAAAAATCCAATTAATCAAGAATATGTAACCGGCGGATCAAGCGGCGGTTCTGCTGCTTCAGTTGCAGCCAATTTATGTGATGTTGCAATTGGAACTGATACCGGCGGATCAATTCGCCAACCAGCTGCATTTTGTGGAATATATGGAATGAAACCAAGTTACGGAAGAGTCTCAAGATTTGGATTAACCGCATTTGCTTCATCTTTTGATTCTATCGGACCTTTCGCAAAAAATATTTACGACATTTCTTTAGTTCAAGAAGTACTTTCCGGTTTTGATCAAAATGATTCTACTTCAGAAAATAAATCTGTTCCAAATTATTCATATTTTTCCAAAAAAATTGAAAACGTAAAAGTTGGAATTCCTAAAGAATATTTTGCAGAAGGGTTGGATTCAGAAATTAAATCCGCAATTGATAAACAATTGGAATTAATAAAATCTAAAGGCTTTGAAATTGTAGAAATCAATTTACCAATGACAGAATTTTCGATCGCAACTTACTACATTTTAACAACAGCGGAAGCTTCATCAAATTTAGCAAGATTTGACGGAGCTCGTTACGGTTATAGAACAAATCAAAAAGTTGGATTGCGAGAAATGTATACAAAATCCAGATCGGAAGGATTTGGTAAAGAAGTTAAACGAAGAATTATGCTTGGCACATATGTTTTATCCGCCGGATATTACGATGCATATTATAGAAAAGCTCAAAAAGTTCGAAGGTTAATAAAAGATGATTTTGATAATGCCTTAAAAAAAGTCGATATAATTTTAACTCCAACTTCTCCTACAACTGCATTTAAAATTGGCGAAAAATCAAGCGATCCTCTTCAAATGTATTTGAGCGATATCTACACAACTTCGGCAAATTTAGCTGGAATTCCAGGTTTAAATATTCCAATCGGCTTCGATAATAATGGGCTTCCAATTGGAATGCAATTAATGGCAAATCAGTTTGAAGAAGATTTGTTATTGAGTTTTGTAAACGAAATTTCGAATTAA
- a CDS encoding extracellular solute-binding protein has translation MNKNYKTYYLAIAIIVVFVTLGIFYILINTLFKSSNFNNAQNEVVITYADNISSAHLNLINKFNKLHKGKIKIEPINLPFSKFSTNERKELLARSLRSKSKKLDIFAVDLIWSARFAKWAEPLDKFITPNDTAKLLNQSLESCIFKNHLVALPMYIDVGIMYYRKDLLKQIPNYLDVEEKIKSGISWEDFIGLRKYFILDKNQFYIFPADNYEGLVCSYIEILYNYSSHKIVNETFDIKSEENKNSFKLIYDVFHNFNISPISVSEFNENDCYDYFIENDAIFLRGWPSSERDFISLAKWENIDSKVGKAPIPHLNGNNPFSVLGGWNIMISKYSEHKNEAFQFIKFILEENSQKEMYEIGSYLPVLSSLYSDKNFLQEYPDLKKNKELLDKGVHRPFLEDYTKLSDVISFYVNKVIKKEITIEDALEKADETIKTGRIIIR, from the coding sequence ATGAATAAAAATTACAAAACTTATTATCTCGCAATTGCTATTATAGTAGTTTTTGTTACGCTAGGAATTTTTTACATTCTTATAAATACACTTTTTAAATCATCAAATTTTAACAACGCACAAAATGAAGTTGTTATTACTTATGCTGATAATATTTCTTCGGCACATCTTAATTTGATTAATAAATTCAACAAATTACATAAAGGCAAAATTAAAATTGAACCAATTAATCTTCCGTTTAGTAAATTCAGCACAAACGAAAGAAAAGAATTGCTCGCACGTTCCTTAAGAAGTAAAAGTAAAAAGTTAGATATTTTTGCTGTTGACTTAATTTGGTCGGCAAGATTTGCAAAATGGGCTGAACCTCTTGATAAATTTATAACGCCAAATGATACTGCTAAACTTTTAAACCAATCACTTGAATCATGCATTTTTAAAAATCATTTGGTCGCTTTACCAATGTATATTGATGTTGGGATTATGTACTATCGGAAAGATTTGTTAAAGCAAATTCCAAATTATCTTGATGTTGAAGAAAAAATAAAAAGTGGAATTTCTTGGGAAGATTTTATAGGCTTAAGAAAATATTTTATTCTGGATAAAAACCAATTTTACATTTTCCCCGCAGATAATTATGAAGGATTAGTTTGCTCTTATATTGAAATCTTATACAATTATTCTTCACACAAAATTGTTAATGAAACATTTGATATTAAATCTGAAGAAAATAAAAATTCGTTCAAATTAATTTATGATGTTTTTCATAATTTCAATATTAGTCCTATAAGTGTTTCTGAGTTTAATGAAAATGACTGCTATGATTATTTCATAGAAAATGATGCAATATTTTTAAGAGGATGGCCAAGTTCGGAAAGAGATTTTATAAGTTTGGCAAAATGGGAAAATATTGATTCAAAAGTTGGTAAAGCGCCAATCCCTCACTTAAATGGAAACAATCCTTTTTCTGTTTTAGGCGGATGGAATATCATGATTTCTAAATATAGCGAACATAAAAATGAAGCTTTCCAATTTATAAAATTTATTTTGGAAGAAAATTCGCAAAAAGAAATGTATGAAATTGGATCTTATTTACCGGTTTTAAGTTCATTATATTCAGATAAAAATTTTTTACAAGAATATCCCGATTTGAAAAAAAATAAAGAACTTCTTGATAAAGGTGTGCATCGCCCTTTTCTTGAAGATTACACAAAACTTTCAGATGTAATTTCATTTTATGTAAACAAAGTTATTAAGAAAGAAATAACAATTGAAGATGCTTTAGAAAAAGCTGATGAAACAATAAAAACCGGTAGAATTATAATAAGATGA
- the purS gene encoding phosphoribosylformylglycinamidine synthase subunit PurS, with the protein MYKATVIIRTRKDILDPQGKAAEQGAKLLGFSNVSNTRIGKYVEFFVNTDDKNFAEKEIIEYSEKLLSNPIMEDFEFKIEEVNEA; encoded by the coding sequence TTGTACAAAGCAACAGTAATAATTAGAACAAGAAAAGATATTCTTGATCCTCAAGGAAAAGCTGCCGAACAAGGCGCAAAACTTTTAGGATTTTCAAATGTATCAAACACAAGAATTGGCAAATATGTGGAATTTTTTGTTAATACAGATGATAAAAATTTTGCTGAAAAAGAAATTATAGAATATTCAGAAAAATTATTAAGCAATCCTATTATGGAAGATTTTGAATTTAAAATTGAAGAAGTAAATGAAGCCTAA